Proteins encoded together in one Solanum lycopersicum chromosome 7, SLM_r2.1 window:
- the TFT9 gene encoding 14-3-3 protein 9 yields the protein MASSKERENFVYVAKLAEQAERYDEMVEAMKNVANMDVELTVEERNLLSVGYKNVVGSRRASWRILSSIEQKEESRGNEQNVKRIKEYLQKVESELTNICNDIMVVIDQHLIPSCSAGESTVFYHKMKGDYYRYLAEFKAGNDKKEVAELSLKAYQAATTAAEAELAPTHPIRLGLALNFSVFYYEIMNSPERACHLAKQAFDEAISELDSLNEDSYKDSTLIMQLLRDNLTLWTSDLPEDAEDAQKGDATNKAGGGEDAE from the exons ATGGCTTCTTCCAAAGAACGTGAGAACTTCGTCTACGTCGCTAAGCTCGCTGAGCAAGCCGAACGCTACGATG AAATGGTTGAAGCGATGAAAAATGTCGCAAACATGGATGTTGAATTGACTGTGGAGGAAAGGAATCTTCTTTCTGTTGGTTATAAGAATGTGGTAGGTTCTAGGAGAGCATCTTGGAGGATCTTGTCCTCTATTGAGCAGAAGGAAGAATCTAGAGGAAACGAGCAAAATGTCAAGCGAATCAAGGAGTACCTGCAAAAGGTGGAGTCGGAGCTCACCAACATTTGCAATGATATTATGGTGGTCATTGATCAGCATCTAATTCCGTCATGCTCTGCAGGCGAATCAACTGTGTTTTACCACAAGAT GAAGGGAGACTATTATCGTTATCTTGCAGAATTTAAAGCTGGCAATGACAAGAAGGAGGTTGCTGAGCTTTCATTGAAAGCATATCAG GCAGCTACAACTGCTGCGGAGGCGGAATTAGCACCCACTCATCCCATTCGTCTGGGACTGGCTTTAAATTTCTCTGTTTTCTACTATGAGATCATGAATTCACCTGAAAG GGCATGCCATCTTGCAAAACAGGCCTTCGATGAAGCAATATCTGAGCTGGATAGCCTGAATGAGGATTCCTACAAAGACAGCACCTTGATTATGCAACTTCTAAGGGACAACCTCACCTTGTGGACTTCTGATCTTCCAGAGGATGCTG AAGATGCCCAAAAGGGAGATGCCACAAACAAAGCTGGTGGAGGTGAAGATGCAGAG TGA